Proteins encoded by one window of Pseudorca crassidens isolate mPseCra1 chromosome 3, mPseCra1.hap1, whole genome shotgun sequence:
- the RPS14 gene encoding small ribosomal subunit protein uS11 gives MAPRKGKEKKEEQVISLGPQVAEGENVFGVCHIFASFNDTFVHVTDLSGKETICRVTGGMKVKADRDESSPYAAMLAAQDVAQRCKELGITALHIKLRATGGNRTKTPGPGAQSALRALARSGMKIGRIEDVTPIPSDSTRRKGGRRGRRL, from the exons ATGGCACCTCgcaaggggaaagaaaagaaggaagaacaggTCATCAGCCTTGGTCCTCAGGTGGCCGAAGGAGAAAATGTATTTGGTGTGTGCCACATTTTTGCATCCTTCAATGACACTTTCGTCCATGTCACCGATCTTTCTGGCAA GGAAACCATCTGCCGTGTAACTGGTGGGATGAAGGTGAAGGCTGACCGAGATGAGTCATCTCCATATGCTGCCATGTTGGCTGCCCAGGATGTAGCCCAGAGGTGCAAGGAGCTGGGCATCACTGCCCTCCACATCAAACTCCGGGCCACAGGAGGAAATAG GACCAAGACTCCTGGACCAGGGGCCCAGTCAGCCCTTAGAGCCCTCGCCCGCTCAGGAATGAAGATTGGGCGGATTG agGATGTCACCCCCATCCCCTCCGACAGCACCCGCAGGAAGGGGGGTCGCCGTGGTCGCCGTCTGTGA